A region of Sporolituus thermophilus DSM 23256 DNA encodes the following proteins:
- a CDS encoding EpsG family protein, producing MIFWIFLCIFVILLYLLEDNLPYPIKKLFSILILFIVLVVSGFRYRIGWDYDHYMYLFEKLDTIDISSEISLTIIINLLKSLSLDFQALFLFYSLFTLLFLWQGIKYYSQFPVMSLLFYVLIPELYWTSFSEIRQFLAISIFFYGSRFIIERNLLKFTLVLLVAAFVHTSAIFLWPLYFFVTKYYKKVFHISLIILSITISANKLQLPYLQTIFEIFDLKYIYYVTNIEYTKSLSSNIIQWIFIPFWLIILIKRINAESRKCDLLVVNMLTLGLALDYLTDFSQPLNRIIYYFVIYRIILLSWIAEFFIIGSRKIINYAIIVFLAIIFLTYVYRVPFSEAGIAHSYFSANNIQYEFNFDLFR from the coding sequence ATGATCTTTTGGATATTTTTATGTATATTCGTTATTTTATTATATCTACTTGAGGACAATTTGCCTTATCCCATTAAAAAATTATTCAGCATATTAATATTATTTATTGTTTTAGTAGTGAGTGGTTTTAGATACCGAATAGGATGGGATTATGACCATTACATGTATTTATTTGAAAAATTAGATACTATTGATATTTCGTCAGAGATAAGCCTTACCATCATAATAAATTTATTAAAAAGTTTAAGTCTTGATTTTCAAGCATTATTTCTATTTTATTCACTATTCACGCTACTATTTCTATGGCAAGGAATAAAATATTATTCCCAATTCCCGGTTATGTCCTTATTGTTTTATGTCTTAATTCCTGAACTATATTGGACTTCTTTTAGTGAAATAAGGCAATTTCTAGCGATTAGTATATTTTTTTATGGTTCGCGGTTTATTATAGAAAGGAATTTATTGAAATTTACCTTAGTTCTTTTAGTTGCTGCTTTTGTTCATACAAGTGCTATATTTTTATGGCCATTATATTTTTTCGTAACAAAATATTACAAAAAAGTATTCCATATTAGTTTAATTATTTTGAGTATAACTATTTCAGCAAATAAGTTGCAGCTTCCTTATTTACAAACCATTTTCGAGATATTTGATCTAAAATATATTTATTATGTAACAAATATAGAATATACCAAAAGTTTATCGTCAAATATAATACAGTGGATATTTATTCCGTTTTGGTTAATTATCTTGATAAAAAGGATCAATGCTGAAAGCCGTAAATGTGATCTCTTAGTTGTAAATATGTTAACACTAGGACTTGCGTTAGACTATTTAACTGATTTTTCGCAACCATTAAATCGAATAATTTACTACTTTGTTATTTATAGGATAATATTATTATCTTGGATAGCTGAATTCTTTATTATCGGCAGTAGAAAAATAATCAACTATGCCATAATTGTTTTTTTGGCAATTATTTTTTTGACTTACGTTTATCGTGTTCCATTTTCAGAGGCAGGAATTGCCCATAGTTACTTCTCTGCTAATAATATACAATATGAGTTTAATTTTGATTTGTTTAGGTGA